In Zingiber officinale cultivar Zhangliang chromosome 3A, Zo_v1.1, whole genome shotgun sequence, the DNA window TAATATGACAGCTGAAATTTACCATTTTGATAAATTATGAAAATCAGAACTAGCTGGCACAACAAGCATGGTCATACTCGGATCCATATTTTTCAGATTCATACTCACGTTTAGggatgtaatcgagccgagccgaactcgaactcgTGCCAACTCGAGCTTGAGAAAATTACATAGGCTCGacttgagctcgagctcgatcgAGCTTGTGAgtttgagctcgagctcgagccgagctcgagcctaacttggaaaaataaattaaaaacatgTTCAAGTAGGGATTCAAACTGTAGACCTCAAAGACACCAAATGATATGCTCTAGCGGCAAACTCCTCCTTAACTTATCTTtcattttaaaagtaataataattttaattattaaaatattaaattaatctgGCTTAACAAGGCTCGACGAGCCTCAAGCCAGTGTTAAATGAGCTTGAGCTCGGCTCAAATGTTAAACGAGccggctcgagctcagctcgagctcgagctcagctcgagctcgagctcggtcaAATTCGAGCATCCAATGTGAGTAGGGGTGCAAATGAGTCGAGCCGCTCGCGAATGGCTCGGTCAAAGCTTGACTCGAGCTCGAATTTGACCTagctcgagctgagctcgagtCGAGCTTTGACCGAGCCATTCGCGAGCGGCTCGACTCATTTGCACCCCTACTCACATTGGATGCTCATATGTTCATACTGGAGTCCAAGTAACAGTTTCTCGACAACGTTGAGATCAAAATTTATTAGACAACCATGGAAAAACATGTTGACTGATTCGTGTATTTTGAACTGCAGTGTATGAAAGGGGTAATTGCAAAGTTCATCCATTACTAATTACGGCCGGATCGTAGTTGTGATTCGGCCGTAATTGGTTATGATCCCTTTATGGGTTCACCGTCCCCAacaggttatagtttgggtcggagCATGCTCAGCGTTCGACAACCTGGACACTTACCCACTTCCAGCGGCCTCCGGCCGCCCACTCTAACCCAAACTATAATCTAATGGGGACGGTGAACCCATGAAGGGATCGCAACTAATTATGGACGGATTGCAATTACGATCTGGCCGCAATTGGGAGTGGACCATCCCCTGCTCTACTTTTTTGTTAGGGAAATTTGACCACTTTCTATTTTACTTTAGTTGTGTTAGTATTCCATTTCCTTAGTAACTGAGCACCACAGAATATACTTGAACTTTTTTAACTGCACAACGATCTTAACCTTACAAGTTTTAACTGCAAATATATCAGGTGAAAAAAATAAGTCCTCAAGTTAATGTTCATGTTTTGCTGACTATTTGAATAATGAAATCAAACGTATAACAAAACAGATAGAAAGTAGCATGGTTTAGTTAGTGTCTACGTACCCTGTACCAGCAAAGAATGCCAACGGAATCATCAGTTCCCAAGCATTAATACTCATGCTATTAACAAAACAGTTAATTAATTTAGGTATAAAATTTTATTCATGttgaataaaataaattgatttgaGGCAGCATACCAAACAGAGATGGCATCCACGGCGATTTCTGCATCCTCAAGATCTCCCGTCAATAAGATCAGTATTCTGTAGTACCAGTTCTCCAAGCTGCAGAACGACCAAGTACCAAGAAATCACTACTAACGAGTCCctttaagtttttgaacttgaaataCGGCACTAAAGTATTGGCAAGACCTTGCAGAATTGTCTATCGCATGAGTTACTTATCTTGTTCAATGATAAGAGTAATTAAATACCAGAGCATGATCCCGGAGGCAGCCGATAGCTTAACGAACTCCCACAGCTCGGAAAAGGCTTCCATTGAGAATCCATTCCACGTCTCAGGGCAGCCGCCGCACGTCACGTACGCAAAGAGGCAGATAATGCCGACCCACCAAGAGAAGTCGAGGGTGAGCGCGGTCCCGATGAGGCCAAACTTGAGCTTAGACACGAAGAACCAAGTCACAAACAGGTGGACCACGAGCGCGAAGGCGGAGACCGCAACGATGATGGAGTTCTTAAGTTGGCACTGCAAGTATCTTTGGAGAGGGAAGAGGAATGCGAAGGATAAGTGCAGGGGAATGAACCACATAGACACTTTCCCAGCCTGCTCCGCCAGCTCCGTCGGCTGCCCCAACAGCAAAAGGATCGGCGTCGCGAAGAAGTACATGGGGAGCAGGAGAAGCGCAAACAGGAAGAGGATGATACATGAGCGCTGCAAGTATACGCCCAACATGTGGTACATTTTCGCCCCGAAGGCCTGCCCGCACAGGGTTTCCAGGGCGCTCGCCATGCCAAGCTGCAGATATGGCAGCAACAGTtccaagtttaaaaaaaaaatgactaaAATCCGAATGCAATGCACCAACAACACTTTCATCACGAAATTTGTACTAAATTTCGCGATTTCTGGAATCATTCATGTTTTTCCTGTAATTTTGAGCATCAAATTACAAATTAAGAACAATGCGATGCCGTCGTTTAGAAAACAGTGCTACTGCTAAGCAAGCAAAGAGGACCGCTAGTTGAAAGCTGCAAAAGAGCGACTGAATCTGAGCGCAAAATGCAGCTTTCAGGACGTCCAGTTCCCAACTATAGAAATGTGGAACGAAAAAAAAatcgagaaaaaaaaataaaatttgcgTAAAATCGCATCAGAAATAAAAgcgaaaaaacaaaaacaagatgGGATTTAGCAACAGGGATGGAAGAGGCAAAACATTGACATTTTTAGCAAGGAAAAATAACCATGAGGCCGAAGTTGAAGCCAACAACGACGGTGTTGGCGATGGAAATGGAGGCGAGTTCGAGATCGCCGAGGTGGCCGGCGAAGGCTTGAGTGATGACGTTCATACTGTAGGTCACCAAGCGGGCGAAGATTGCGGGGCCAACGATCCTCCACAGTTTCTTGGACTCAATCCACCACCTCCGCGCCAACCCTAGCTCCTCCGCCTCTCGCTCGCCGCAGAGGAGAGGAACTCTACCGTCAACGCCGCTCGCCATAACcctcttcctcttttttttttttttttttttttttccgtcGCGGAGCGACGCCTGAATTTGAAAGGATAGGGCGTCGGTGGGtagaaattaaaattgaaatgatattctttatcatttatttctgaaaatatttaTTCATTTCCTCCTTTCCATTGGAGGGCAATTTGAATTGgagttaaaaatattaataataataataataataaatatagatcAAATCCTTGTGCATCTTTTGAGTATTATAAATGTCTACTTACTTGCTTTTTAAAAGCAGATGGAAAGCATTGTGCATTTGTATTTTTAACTTtgttataaaatatataaattcatgCCTTTACACCTGGCTCATAATATTCTTACtctaaaacaaattaaaatattttcttattagCTAAAAGAGAGTTAACAGAGAAATTATTTCATgctttaaaatgataaaaaggtgaaaataaataatataaataaggaaaatgattttaaaaacaaattaGAGATTAAGCCGTGATTTATGAGCGGGAATCCCAGATCCCTGAACAACCCTAATCCCTTATTCATTGGATGAACTAGATCTCACCTATTTATTTAATAGATGAAGTCTAATTCACCCACCCAATGAATAAATAAGATTTCTTATGATTTAAAAAATTCTAGATCAGGGGATCTGATTTCATGATTTATACCTCCTCTTAAACACATTCATAACAAATTTTCAAGTTCGAACGCAAATTAAGCAAATCCTGCAATCGATATATCACCCTAGTAGAAATCTTTTTTAATCAATATATCACAAGTTTATTAAAGATGTAGACCAATTCAATAAACTAATACacagaaattaaatatatataaaaagttgAGAAGTAATCAATTATAATTTACACAACAAATCTATAAAAAAATCTGTTGAATGACGGTATCGGCATTCCCGTTATACTGCATCAGGAGATGAATTGCATCTGCCCGGGGCAAAGCCAGGAATTCCTGCAGAGGAATTATATCAGAGTTATCTAGAAACCCAGTAGGACAAAGAAAAATAACATTCGCTAAATagaattaggattttttttttaacaaaactaAACAGAGGCAGAAGATGCTAAACATGATTCTTGGCATTTTATTTTCAACTGATTTAGCAAATTGAAAGTTGCGTAAACAATTAGATGAACATCATCATTTATGATGGAAGGTGGCAGGTTTCCTTATCCACTTTGTGGAAGTTCTAGGCGAACTATGTTCGCTCTATCAATCAGAGTAGGTTAGGAAGTATTAGAAAATGGACAAGACGAAGAACAAATAAAAGTATCCAACAGAATTGTGTGCTGCCATGCAAGACTTACCATAACTTTAagtatggcattttcatcacaaACATTTTCACCAGGTGATACTTGAGAGCTGCTACCATCTTCCTGAATTTTGCTATTAGAACATATAGTCATTTGAGAAGATCCATTTGTATCATCTGCAGCTGGCTTGGCTGCAGGATTACTGAATAATGGATACTCAATTTCTTTCAGTTGATCTATTTTCAAGAACTGCTCAAATCTGTCTTTGCACATCTGAAGCTTAAACCACTCGTTATGTGTATGAAGTGTCGCTCTCACTATTTTCATTAGTTGTGGTTCTTGAATGCCAAGCTTCCAACCCATTGCAACCTGCCCAAATAGAAAAGACATCAATTGGCACAACGATTTTAAATGATGCAGAAATGCTAATTACACTTTCTGGATGTAAAAAAATACAGCACAGTGcgcgaagctcccgctatgcaggTCCCGGGGAATGATCCAttatacgcagtcttaccctgctttttgcaagaggatgTTTTCAGGATTTGAACCATGAcctttttggtcacaaagcaacaactttaccgttgcaccaaggctccccttcaattaCATTTTCTGGATGTAATGAACATAAATCTAGAATACAACTAATTGACTCAACCCTGTTATTGAAACAACTTTCATGCATTAAATAAATGATAACTATTACTAAGGAAGAGAATAAATTGTCACGGATGATTCGATCAAACTGTTTCCCTCTTTTATTACTAGCCAATCAGTTTAATGAATGTGGCATAACAATTATGACCAATCGACTAGCATGGTTAACAAGTACACACTCCTAAAAAAGAGTACCTTTTGCTTGAATCAAGGAAACAAGAATTCACCTGCAGAGATGTTGCAAGGATGGGCAATGGTACTGCTTTTGTAAGAACTTCTTCACAAGGTTTAAGTAAACATGCTAATGTCTCCTTCAAAGGTTTCAGCAGATCTTCATTTTTCGTAGCTAAAGGGGCTAAATGAGCGCGTGCCACCATAAGAGCCTTCTCATGTTCACCGCTATTGACTAGAGAGAGAAACTCAAACTGAAAACATTGCATAGATTAGAGTGATTCCAATCCTTACGTGTTTATCAAAGATAACAAGATAGGATAGTTACCTGTTTTAGCTGGAAAAGTAGATGAGGATTTTGAATAAAGAAGTCTGGATCAATCACCTTTATTTCTTCAACTACTTTTGCAGTCATCCCCTTGTAAGTCAGATCCCTCATCTCTAGAATAATATCATATTTATTCTCTACATGTTTCATACTTTCAAATAAATGTTTTGATACCTGAATAAGAGAACAAAATAATCAATCTATAAATACTGGACTTCACTCGAGAAAAAATGAAATCAATCTTTACATGATCCTCCTGGACAGTATCCTCCAAACAACCAACTGGCACATGCAAAATTTCTTGGGTAGGCATCTCCATCAGAGATGAACATGGAGCATACTCTTGTTCTTCAACCCGTCCTCTCCATTTTTTTCGTCTTTTTTGTCCTGTCGCATAATTTCTGCCACTCCTAAATCTTCTACAAGAAGTCTCTTGATGAGTAATATCACTGGTGCTGCAGTTTTCATTATTGTCAACCACTTCAcatgcaaatcttatttcaccAATGCTTGTTGAATCAGCATAAGATTCTGGAACACCTTCAGCATCAGCATTGTCCACAGAAGTTTCACCATCAGAGAATTTACTGCTGGTGCATTCTATGTTTGACGAAGAGCAATctcttgatgaattattttcttgTTCTGATGCTATATCAAAAGATGTTAGGGAAATGCAACAATAGCAAGGATTTAATTATTGTACTGGAGGTTGAGCTCATTGGAAACAACATTATACCTGGTGGAGAATGAGAAACACCATCAATAATGCCCCTATAAATACAATACTCATGAAGAAGCTTGTCGAGAATTGAAAGATCCAGTTTCATTCGGCATAGTTCATTCTGTAACAAATCAAAGAAGAAGAAATAATGGATCTCCATTTTCCACTGGATAAGTTAGCATGAAAGTTGAAATAATGGATTTGACTATCTAGATAAGCATGAAATAATGGTGCTAATATATCCTACCATTAGGAGCATAATGCAATGGCAAATCCACCTCGCTCACACATCTCCTTTATTGATAAGATCTACCTTTTCCCTATTTCCACAGCTTGGTCATTTAATAACACGTGAATATTTAAGAATTATCAATGTTCCCTCTCCAGTCCTCGCCCTCCCTTATCCAGCTTGTTATTTCCCCCTTTCAATATGTCTTCtccctcctctcttccacttcttccttcatcttctctttcctcttgtctcttcttcctccttcctagGTCTTAATTCTCCTCCCCACTTTTCTCTATTCACAGCAAAGTACATTAAATTTGCTATAATATTGCAGCTATTAGCTTTGCCAAACTGATTTGCATTTCTATATATAAGTTGATTAATTACAGAAAACTGATGATCTCTCATGTGTCTCTAAATAAGTAAATTGTGTTAAGTTGATGATGTTGATATAAACATAATGTGCTTACTAAAACATGTTTACTAATATCCCTCTGAACAAAAACATGGATATGCTACATTTGGTTGTTTTCCATTTAGAAACTACCAACGTGAAACATTTGTCATTGGTCTATGACTTTAGTGAGTTTAATTTGAGTAGGTTTTGTGTTCTTAAAATCCTACTTTCAGATCCTGGCCCGCCAATGGCTCCTTCTCGTAATCATGAGTTCACAATCTAGTCTAGAACTATGTTGCTCACTCAAACTGTGGCATCCTCTGAATTGCATCCTCCTCTTAATTGACTCGACACCCATAGCGAGCATTGAGGGGGATAACTTATTGTGTCAAACCTAACCACTACAAGACCTATTGACATCGTCTAAACACTTCTGCACAAGCTTTGATGTTATGGAGTCCTTATGGTAGGTAGCAAtagtttctttctttcttgtaaTTCTCTTATGCTTGAAGTGTCAGTGGTCATCAACCTGCCAGCTAAACTTCCTTTTTCATACAGTGATTTATTAGCTGAAGAGAGGTGTCTAGACCAGCAATATACATAAGCATATTGTGAATTGGAAATGTATCATACATAATTCAAGAAAGACAATCCTTGGTAAGCATAAGAAAGTTATTTAAGAACTCAATGATCATATTTTTACAAGAAATATGCAGGTATATAATTCCAGCTTTCAGGTGTTAAGTGCAAATGAATTTGACTATTGGAAGTCCATGAAGATACAACAAAAGCTAGACAATGATGAACTAAATAGTGTTTTTAATGGTACAACATAAGAAATGTGTCATTAGAGAAGAACCTGAAATGCATGTAACAGATCTCCTTTAGCCATTCTTAAGCTATCAATTGCTCCTTGTCTTGTCAACTCCACAGCATGTGCTAGGGCTTGAACATCAACCTGAATGTTTAAACTAATGGCATGaatctaataaaataaaatcttgaaAAGACAAGTAATAATCAAGGCAGTTACTTCATCAAAAGGAGGTGCCTCATACACAGCATCCTGCGCTGTTGCATGAGGATCCCTGCCCTCAAGCAATAATCTTTCCATCGGATCCAAGATAGGGGATGAAACACCTTGACGATGGCAAAACATTCTATGAATGCTGTATAAAGAAATTATAAGGTCACAAAAACTGTTACTAGTTAACAAACACAAACATGTATTTTTAGATAATATAAAAAAGGAGGAAAATTACATACCTTATTAGGTATCTTAACGTCAGAGAAAAAATTGGATCATAGGCATGCAAATGAGATCTTAATATGGAAGTTATGAGCCCAGCAAGATCCAATCGTCTTCTTTCAGACCACTGATTCACAAGAGACAGTCTTTTTTTCAGAACCTCAATCTTGCAATTCTACAATTGGATTCATAGGCAGATAGCAAAAGCCTACATGAAACTTTCAGTTATGCTACTACTACAAGACATTTCAACAATAGCAAAAACACTGTACTGTTTAGAGCATATAAAACCCATATGCTGGTAAATTTGTATCCGCCATATTCAAATTATGATCAACTTGCAAAATGTCAAAACTTCACTTTGTAAAACAAACAAAGGAGGAATTAATTAGATTTCAGAGCATGACCTCTTATGATCATGGATTGTCAAAACTAAACACCACAATTCCCAACAGTTGCGCACagtataaataaaataagtagtGAGCTTTTTATAGCATAGGAAGGCAAACATTAAGAGCTTCCACAAAGAATGTTTTACAAAAGAGAAACCTAAATTTATCTACATGTATCAAGTCCGAACAGGAAATAAGCTGCCAATTGCATATATCAAGGAGAGCTTGTGTCAATACCTCATAAGCCACAGGAGAACTTTGGTCATCCTTGTCAAATATCAATACCAGAagcaaatgtttgaactcctcataaGCTTCCTTCAGATAGGAAAAAATTGTCAGAACTTAAAAAAAAAGAGTGGGAAAAAAGGATGTCTCAACATGAAAAATATAGGTTAaactttagtaaaaaaaaaataataggtcATAACAAATACGAATAAACTGTAGCAAaactaaaaaaatctaataattttATTACATAAGCGATGATTGACCACAAAAACACTCCCTTCTGCAAATGAATCAAATTtatgataaaatgaaaaaaaaaaaaagaagtataATATGATAGTTATATCTAGAAATTTCAGTACAATAGTCAAGATAAGCTCAAGCTTTAATTTCTAGTCAGTCTATACATTTGTTACATTTGTGTCAACCATAAGTAGTCCACGATTCTATGCATCTTAAATGGTAATTTGAATCCTAAATCCTGTGTATACAAGTAGAATGAGCTCATCGAACTTTACAGAGACATTCTAGTTCTATACATCCTAGAGAGGTAGAGGGCCGCTAGGTACATGGAATCTAATACTCCAGTGTACAAGTAGAACGTGATTATTGCAATCTAAATCTTCACAGCCAACTCAagctaattaggtggagaagctAATTGGTCTCCATTCTATGTTTAGTTTGTGAAACCTTCAAACGAAATTTTCTCAAGCATTCTAGCTTGGCAGCCATGTTGCTGCAATTCCAATACACGCAATAAAAAACGAAGGGGCATCAACAAAATATCACAACGCGCAAGCAAGTAAAATATCACAACGCGCAAGCAAGAGCAACGCTAGTTGTAAATTTCATATACCCAGCCATAACCAACCAACCATAAATATTCCTGTTCTATTCATCAAAAGAATCATTGGCCAAAATGTTAAAAGAAGCAGAACCAAATAACAAATTACTTACCGGGTACGCATCGAGGGCACGGGGAGCGAGATCAACGCGAAGGCACTGAATAGCCGAATCACGATCCCCCGCCGTCCCACTCCTCAAAAGCTCAATAAATTTCTGCAAAAGAAGCATTTTTAATTATACGATAAAATATTTACCCTCCgcgataaaaaaaaaactaattttctttctaaaagaGATTCGACTACTTTAGGGTAGAAAATTACTTGTTTTTGCAGCCAGAAGAGTATCCGGCGTTCGTCAAGGAGCGCGGGGACGTGAAGGCGAAGCAGGTCGATGGCAGCGTCGACTTTGCCGGCCTCGATGGAGCGGCGGATCTGGCGTATTAGACGGAGGGAGCGATAGGAGGAAGCGGAGGAGGAGCAGGGGGAGGCGGGGGGAGAAGAGGAGGGGTCATCGGGGAAGAGTAGGCGGTCGGACTTGGCGAAATCGACGACGAGGGAGTCGAGCGCGTCCCAATTCACCGGCACGGAATCCATCGATGACTACGAGGACAGAGATGTGATCTTGGAACCCGAGGACACGGAACCCGAGGTCGACCCTTGATCTTTTATAGCAACGGCGAAcaaaaaaataacaaacaaaaaaaactcagaaatttaaaagaaatgaatTCGATTATTGTTATATTTAGCAATGTTTTAATTGCCGTCAAAATGCAAGAAAGAAACCGATCGATACAAAAGAGAACGACATCTTTGCATTTGATTTGAACAACAAACAAATCGACCCCTTTCAGAACCACTGACAAGCACGTCGCAGCTGCAGTCATTGCACTGAGAAGATTTGTGTATAAAGGATATCAGTTCCCAGTGCTGAATCAGAAGCATAATCTCTTTTTTTCTGTGAATTTATGTATAAAAGACATCTAAACTTCTTTCAAGAAAGTGAAAGCAATTGAAAAACATGCTTCACAGTCCACTGCTAGTAGAGATGATTGGATTTTCGTATGCACAATGTTTCAGTAGAAACCTAATACTGCAATATGTGCTTATGATAGATACACTACAATATGTCTTACGGGACACACCACCAACTGCTTTGCCCATATCAATCTTTCAACAAGCCAACTAGCCATATGATTAAATAGGCCGGGGAAAGGACCAAAATGGCGTAAATCATCCTCGAtatgaaattgaaattttcttgatTCAGTTTGATCTCCACAATTTGAACAGCTGGTAATTAGCTGGTACCAGGCTAACAAGAGGCAACAGCACATCCTGGTTTTTTTGGGTCAGAAATATAACGGCCAAACTTAATTCCTCAGTTTCTCTCACTTGACTCCGAATGCAAAGGATAACTTCGGACGAGACTTGTTCTTGCCTAATAGCTTCGTCTGATTTGctctttcttctttctcctccaTCTTCTTTCTTCGCAttgcttcttccttttctttctgaaTTCTTTCCAGCTCCAGATACCGCTCCAGCTCTTTTTGCTGCTGCTCCAAAGCTTCTTTCCTTTGGGCCTCTTCCACTTTTCTACGGTTCTCCTCGAGCATCTTCTCCAGCTCCTCCCTCTCTCTTCGCTCTCGTTCCTGCAAGGCCAATGGGGCAAAGCACATCGAACAACACAGTGAATCATGTAGTTCAAttccaaatcaatattttatgTTTATCTATCAATAACAAAGCACATTTTGCAAGGTTAATGAGTATACTAACCGCTTTCTCCCTTGCCTCGATAAGAGctgcttccttttctttctcaagttgagCTGCAACCTCAACGACTAACTTTTTGCGGCCTTCTTCAATTCGTCTTTGTATCTCAAGCTTGATCTCCTCGGAGTTTAGAGACTCCTCAACCTTCTTTTTGATAGCTTCCTCAATCCGCAAAGCAGTTTCTTCTTCTATGAGTTTCAGTTCTGCTTCCTTTTGTCGCCTGTTCGTGGAATAAGGATGTTAACAAGAGAACTgtcgtcaaaaaaaaaaaaaaaaagcaacaaAATGTAGTCTGGGGATATTCTCATAAGCCAGATGAACAGCCTTGAACTAGATCACTGAACAGCATGATAAGTTACATTAATCATGATTTGCCAAGCCTTCCTAAAATACAAGATTATGTTTTTTAGGCATACCTCTAAAGAATCCAGATCCAAACAAATGAATTATCAAACTGGTGAACAGTAGATAAAGCAGGCACCAATTGCATCATCAAATATAACAAGTTGAACTATACCAGTAGCTTCCTTGAGAATAGCCTGTGGAAGAAAATGTCAAGTAACTTGTACAGGTTTAAAACTAGTCACTTAAACACAACAATTTCTCCATCATTAATACACAGCCGCCACACTATACAAGTTCTCAATTTGCAACCATCGAAGGCAGAGACAGTGCAATTTcccattcttttatttctttttcattttttttcacttGGAAGTGCGGGTAAAATTAGAAGTGCTTTTCAAACTCCAATGAGCAAACAAATAGCAAATGCCACTGACTGCACTGTTTTTAA includes these proteins:
- the LOC122051016 gene encoding protein DETOXIFICATION 27-like — protein: MASGVDGRVPLLCGEREAEELGLARRWWIESKKLWRIVGPAIFARLVTYSMNVITQAFAGHLGDLELASISIANTVVVGFNFGLMLGMASALETLCGQAFGAKMYHMLGVYLQRSCIILFLFALLLLPMYFFATPILLLLGQPTELAEQAGKVSMWFIPLHLSFAFLFPLQRYLQCQLKNSIIVAVSAFALVVHLFVTWFFVSKLKFGLIGTALTLDFSWWVGIICLFAYVTCGGCPETWNGFSMEAFSELWEFVKLSAASGIMLCLENWYYRILILLTGDLEDAEIAVDAISVCMSINAWELMIPLAFFAGTGVRVANELGAGDGKAARFASIVSVVTSSLIGLIFCLLIAVLHDKFALIYTSSSVVIKAVDKLSVLLTFTIFLNSIQPVLSGVAVGSGWQSFVAYVNIGTYYLVGIPAGVVMGWIFNLGVSGIWGGMIGGTAVQTLILAIITIKCDWVKEAAVAQERMQKWAGSASP
- the LOC122051020 gene encoding uncharacterized protein LOC122051020 isoform X1; translated protein: MDSVPVNWDALDSLVVDFAKSDRLLFPDDPSSSPPASPCSSSASSYRSLRLIRQIRRSIEAGKVDAAIDLLRLHVPALLDERRILFWLQKQKFIELLRSGTAGDRDSAIQCLRVDLAPRALDAYPEAYEEFKHLLLVLIFDKDDQSSPVAYEWSERRRLDLAGLITSILRSHLHAYDPIFSLTLRYLISIHRMFCHRQGVSSPILDPMERLLLEGRDPHATAQDAVYEAPPFDEVDVQALAHAVELTRQGAIDSLRMAKGDLLHAFQNELCRMKLDLSILDKLLHEYCIYRGIIDGVSHSPPASEQENNSSRDCSSSNIECTSSKFSDGETSVDNADAEGVPESYADSTSIGEIRFACEVVDNNENCSTSDITHQETSCRRFRSGRNYATGQKRRKKWRGRVEEQEYAPCSSLMEMPTQEILHVPVGCLEDTVQEDHVSKHLFESMKHVENKYDIILEMRDLTYKGMTAKVVEEIKVIDPDFFIQNPHLLFQLKQFEFLSLVNSGEHEKALMVARAHLAPLATKNEDLLKPLKETLACLLKPCEEVLTKAVPLPILATSLQVAMGWKLGIQEPQLMKIVRATLHTHNEWFKLQMCKDRFEQFLKIDQLKEIEYPLFSNPAAKPAADDTNGSSQMTICSNSKIQEDGSSSQVSPGENVCDENAILKVMEFLALPRADAIHLLMQYNGNADTVIQQIFL
- the LOC122051020 gene encoding uncharacterized protein LOC122051020 isoform X2, yielding MDSVPVNWDALDSLVVDFAKSDRLLFPDDPSSSPPASPCSSSASSYRSLRLIRQIRRSIEAGKVDAAIDLLRLHVPALLDERRILFWLQKQKFIELLRSGTAGDRDSAIQCLRVDLAPRALDAYPEAYEEFKHLLLVLIFDKDDQSSPVAYEWSERRRLDLAGLITSILRSHLHAYDPIFSLTLRYLISIHRMFCHRQGVSSPILDPMERLLLEGRDPHATAQDAVYEAPPFDEVDVQALAHAVELTRQGAIDSLRMAKGDLLHAFQNELCRMKLDLSILDKLLHEYCIYRGIIDGVSHSPPEQENNSSRDCSSSNIECTSSKFSDGETSVDNADAEGVPESYADSTSIGEIRFACEVVDNNENCSTSDITHQETSCRRFRSGRNYATGQKRRKKWRGRVEEQEYAPCSSLMEMPTQEILHVPVGCLEDTVQEDHVSKHLFESMKHVENKYDIILEMRDLTYKGMTAKVVEEIKVIDPDFFIQNPHLLFQLKQFEFLSLVNSGEHEKALMVARAHLAPLATKNEDLLKPLKETLACLLKPCEEVLTKAVPLPILATSLQVAMGWKLGIQEPQLMKIVRATLHTHNEWFKLQMCKDRFEQFLKIDQLKEIEYPLFSNPAAKPAADDTNGSSQMTICSNSKIQEDGSSSQVSPGENVCDENAILKVMEFLALPRADAIHLLMQYNGNADTVIQQIFL
- the LOC122051021 gene encoding uncharacterized protein At1g10890-like isoform X1; amino-acid sequence: MPRTVSRSPSYRRRRSPSPRYSSRRSRRDRSRSPYSYRRSRSPSPRWRKSHSPSPQRRVSRSPPPRRHRRQRSRSISNSVLSKSESPSLDLHERQRLEEEKKRRQKEAELKLIEEETALRIEEAIKKKVEESLNSEEIKLEIQRRIEEGRKKLVVEVAAQLEKEKEAALIEAREKAERERREREELEKMLEENRRKVEEAQRKEALEQQQKELERYLELERIQKEKEEAMRRKKMEEKEERANQTKLLGKNKSRPKLSFAFGVK
- the LOC122051021 gene encoding uncharacterized protein At1g10890-like isoform X2, which codes for MPRTVSRSPSYRRRRSPSPRYSSRRSRRDRSRSPYSYRSRSPSPRWRKSHSPSPQRRVSRSPPPRRHRRQRSRSISNSVLSKSESPSLDLHERQRLEEEKKRRQKEAELKLIEEETALRIEEAIKKKVEESLNSEEIKLEIQRRIEEGRKKLVVEVAAQLEKEKEAALIEAREKAERERREREELEKMLEENRRKVEEAQRKEALEQQQKELERYLELERIQKEKEEAMRRKKMEEKEERANQTKLLGKNKSRPKLSFAFGVK